The DNA sequence ATTCGATCGTAGTGCACTCCTTGGTGTAACCAACCCATCGTGGAATACGGATGGACTCGAGAGCACTCAAGTTCCTGCGGTACTCCAACCAAATAGTTTGCAGGTTTTCCGGGAGCGGATCGTCCCAGTTTACAAGCAACTTCCACAAAGTTTGGATGAAGATCTTGGCTTCGACGACCACTGGTCCTATCAGTCCCAAAGGATCGAAAAGCTTGGATGCATCGGAAATCACAATTCGCTTTGTAACTACCGGTGTCGTATTCCACTTTGGCACCGTGAAGTAGAAATCGTCGGATGAAGGGCACCAGACAAGGCCCAGCGTTTTCACGGTAGCGTTTGACGGTGGAGAATCCATCTCGAATACGACTCGGTCATCTCGCAGATGCGGTTGCAGCTCACTCAGCACTTCTCCGTAGTTCGAGTTCCACTTTCTCAACGTCATACCGGCAGAATCGGTCAGCTTGATCATCTCCCCAACTAACGCCTTGCCCTCAGCAGGGCTGTCGACGCCAGTGATCATGTCATCGACGTAGAAATCCTTTCGGACTACTTTCGCTGCGGTTGGGTGGGTAGATTGACCTTCTTCTGCTAGCTGTATTAGGCAACGTGTAGCCAAAAACGGAGCTGATGCGGTTCCGTACGTAACGGTCGTCAACTGGAACACCTGGATAGGTTCCTCTGGCGTGGCTCTCCACAAAATCAGCTGTAGCTTCTGATCTCCTGGCTGCATTTTGATCATCCTGTACATTTTCGCTACGTCAGCTACTATGCCGATTCGGTGCAGACGGAAACGAGCGTGTATCGAGATCAGGTCGTCCTGAACAACGGGGCCTACCATCAACCCATCGTTGAGGGAATCGCCGGAGGTGGTCTTGCACGAAGCATCAAATACAACGCGAAGTTTCGTTGTTGTGCTGTCCGGTTTCAATACAGCGTGGTGCGGCAGAAAGTAGCACACTGATCCAGACAGTTCCTCCTCATTCACTCTCTCCATGTGGCCCATCGACGcatattcctccatgaactcgcaATACAACCTCTTCAGCTCTGGGTTCGTAGCGAACCGGCGCTCCAAGTTCATGAAACGACGCTCGGCgctacttctggaattccccaggtGATCGATAATATGCTCTTTCTTGGGCAGTGATACGATGAAGCGTCCGGCTTCATCGCGGGTGGTCGTTTGCTTGAAAATCTCCTCTCATGCGGACTCTTCCACGGAATAGGTGCTCGTTAGGCGACAACTTTCGAGCTCCCTGAAACGAGTGAGCTGTTCTTGGAGTTCCGACGTGGAACAAAGCGTAGTGGTCGTTGCAGGTGCGGAGAGTGTGCTGTTGGAGATGCGACCGGAGACGATCCATCCAAAGACGGTGTTCTGGAAGGTCGGACCGTCCTCGTTGAGCCTGAACCGCCCATCCTGCAGCAGATCGAGATAATATTCGGCGCCGATGATCATGTCGATCTCTGATGTTCGGTAGAACTCCGGGTCAGCTAAAACGATGTCGGCCGGCAGCTTCCACTGGCTTGTTTCGAACCCTTCGTACGGGAGTGGAATAGTCAGCTTTGCCAAGACGTTGAAGCGTATGACCTCCTCGAAGTCCGAAATACTGGCAAAACGAGGGCTGACTGTAGCACGAACAGCTTTCTGCGAAACGCTTCCCGAACTGCCAATTCCCTTCACCGCTAGATAATCAGGGAACTCGTCCAGGTCCATGCGGTGACAAAATTCAGAGGTGACGAAGCAATACTGAGAACACGAGTCTAGCAGTGCTCTGGCCAGCATTGATCGCCCGTTGGCATTGCAGATACGCACAAGTGCGGTTGATAACAGAACTTGTCGTGTGGAGGGGTTTGTTTGTGTTGGGAGTGCTACAGTGTGTTGCAGTGTGTCTGAATGGTCTGTGGCGATCTGTGGGTTGGTGCTATGCGATTGTGTCTGTACGATTGACAAAGAAGTGCTGGGTTCGTTGTGGTTTGTGGTTGGTGCTTTTTGGTGTGTTGGTTTTCCCGGTTGTGTTTACTGTGTCTGAGATGGTTGTTCACTTGGGGGTCGTTTTGTCGTCTGTGGAACGGAGGATTGCGGGTTGACACTGTTGCTTTCAGCGTGAAGCAGGGTGTGGTGTCTCCTCCCACATTGACGGCATGATCCTTTGCTGCAGTTCCGCGCCAAGTGACCCGACGATAGGCAGTTCATGCACAGGCCATTCTTCCGAACGGCATCGTAGCGCTCCGAGATCTtccacttctggaatttcttgcacATGAACGCCGGATGGAAAGCTTCCGAGCAGAAACAGCACCGGCCGAAGCATGTTGACGAATGGCTGACGCTTACCTTGGGCTTCTTCACTTCGGCGGAGGGAGGTTTGCTCACTCCAACTGATTGAAGAACTGCACAATggttcttcaaaaagttcatcagGTTTCGGTAGGTGGGTACGTTCTTGGAGTTGTGCGACGACTCCCAGAACCGCAGGGTAACACCGTCCAACTTGGAACAAACCATGTGGACTAGAATAGTGCTCCAGCCATTGGTGTCCTGTCCCAGCTTCTGCAGCATCTGCAGATTCTTCTCGAAGTCGCTGATGAGCTGGCTCAGCGCTTCGTAGCTCTCCTTCCGCATCGGTTCAATGCCAAAGATGGCGTCGAGATATGCCTTCACGATGAGTTTCTCGTTGTGGTAGCGCTCCTCCAATGCAGTCCAGGCAACTGCATAATTTGCTGCGGAAAGTTCAACGGTGCTGACTTCCTGAAGGGCCTCGCCCGTCAACGATGAACGAAGGTACGTAAACTTGTCCATGTCGGTGAGCTCCCGATTGTGGTGGATCAAGCTTCTGAATGCATCGCGATACGACACCCAGTCTCGAAGTTTGCCGCCGAAGGTTGGTAGCTTGATCTCAGGCAGTTTCACTCTCGAGAGGGTACTTCGGGCAGCCGTGCCTGACGCCCCAGGACGATCTATCTGCTTCTTCGGACGCCGCTCCATCAACGCTGCCTTGGCCTTGCAGAAACGGTTCTGCACATCACTGGTAATGGCTTCACCTTCCTCGTCTCTCTTCTTCGATGCACTCTCCAGCCTCGCCTTTCGAGCCTTCTCTGACTCCTCTGGATCAGAAACTTCGTCATCTGCAACTTCATCCATtagcacttcaatcttatcacgcACATCGAAGAACTCATTCACAACACTTTCCAACAGCTGCAAACGAACTTCAACTTCTTTTCGATCACGCTCTTCATCAAAGTCACTGACGAAACTCTCCACTAACTCTAAACTGTTCAGAAGGCGCTTTTCCTTCTTGAGCAAACTTCTCAGGTCTTCCGGCTTTATTGTCACTAGTTTTAGCCACTAAATAGTTACACCGAAGTGACTGTTCAAAGTTACAACACTGGAAGTTCGTTTGCACTGATCGAAAAATCACTTAACTTTCGCCGCAAGAATATCACTATCTGGACCACTGTTCACTGGTGACAACGTATCGACTCGACGTTCCACGCGCCGCGAGACGAACTGACCAACCCAATGATTGACAACAGCAGCGGAGGGGAATTCAACCAACGGAAAATCGAGTCAACCAGTTACCAGCAGAATCCAAGACCAAGCACAACTAACGAACCACAGGGACCAGAACCGTTTTGAGCCAAAAGACACAGTTTCGCATGCAAAATATCTTTATTGGATCGCTCTTTACACGTTCAACCCACAGTCTGGTGGCTCCTTCATGCATAGACAGCCACAGACCTACACATGCAATGTACTTCCCTGTTCCGCAGCTTGTCCGTAATCGCCCTGATCCGGTGATCGTCCACTTGTCGTTGAACCAAATTTCCGCTCGAACTTCGTCCTCGCCCAGCAGCAGCAAACAGCAAACACTTCAACGACGCGGCGGCGGTGCACCAATTTCCCACAATCCAATTAATGAGATGGCGGGTTTTCACTTTGTCCGCGATCCACAATGGCACTAGCGTCCATCTAACAACCGCGAAGCACTCTTGGCCCACGCACAACTGTCCGATACCGCGattgatccggttcgaaggaccaatttATGTTTACGCACATAGAGCGACGACGGTTAATCAATCCCGGTATAGGCGCGCGGTGATATTGCCACAATCGAAAAACACACGGTTCGCGGTCACTGAACTTTATTACGTTCGACAAAAACACCTTTCTTGGGGTAAAGTAACGGCGTAGTGTATTTCGTCCGAACGCGGCGGAGGTTTATTTACAACTAACTATTCCTCAGATCTACTGCCTCTGCTAGGTAGAGGCAGCTAGATCACAATGCACGATCGGGAGGCGATCGTACAAAAGGCCTATTCCATATTGCGTATAGGGGCAAATAGTATGCGTTCGGTGAACGTGAGTAACCACACACTAGGGTGGCTCATGCAATATAAATTGGTTATTCTAATTTTAATCTGGCGCAATcaggatttttttgtgatttattTATAAAGCACTACAGAAAAccccttccagagattctttcaccaaatattctataaattccttcagaaatttgtccaggattttcttccgaCTTTAGAATTTGTTCCATAAACTTATTctagaactccttcggaaagTGTTCCTTGAATTGGTTTCGAAATTGTTATTCTGGACACGAGTTCCAatttatttggtaaagtgtctttaataaaacataataataataataatttaagaaaaaaaaaaacttcaaaaattcctttttaAATATCGGATAGAAAAAATCCAAGGGTTTTTAGTGAACATTCTATACAAAGCCCCAGAAATTACTTTATGAtttattcaactttttttttcctagagattatagcacattttttttcaagaatttctctaaaaaaccttccaagaattttctttaaaataactCCATGGGTTGGTGGATGCCTTTACAAGATCTCCGAGAAACTTCTGCgggtatgagcatgagcatgagcaagattgaccgcccgtggttgCTTCTCTGTTATTACAAGGACATCTGCATAACCATCAGAATACTCCACGGGTATCTTCAAAAGCTACTGGAGGATTGTCTTAAGGTGACACTGAAAGCATTTCTTcacattttggtttttgattttttattaaataatgaagcaatattttcaaaatcggatttcgtgcacacgtagagtatggatcaaggtattttctgattttttttttgtgatggaaaatgtttttcgtttttgcagaaaccatttttgaacaaaaaaaaaacaaaaaaaaatggaaaacattttccacttcaaaaaaattcagaagataccttggtccgtactctacatgtgcacgaaaaccgattttgaaaatattgcttcgttattgcatagaaaatcaaaaaacaataaatgaggaaatgcttccagttttgcctcaaATAATAAAGTCTTCCAAATCTCAGAAAATACTTCTGAGAATTCCCAGCCAACATTAAAAAAGTTGCCGTGTTTGACTCGATATTCAATTAATTTGAATGAGATTGTATGCATGCGCTGTAAAGGATTTGATGAATATTTTTACTTTTGAATCAACACAATACTATTTTTCTcgcctaacttttgaaaagatcGAATAAAAAGCCCTAATTTTCTTCTTGAACATTTTCAAAGACATTATTTTAATCCAACaacccgttcttgagttataatttttgaagaagattATAACGTTTATCCATCCGCCCATTTCAAAAGTTATGTGA is a window from the Aedes albopictus strain Foshan unplaced genomic scaffold, AalbF5 HiC_scaffold_29, whole genome shotgun sequence genome containing:
- the LOC134284543 gene encoding uncharacterized protein LOC134284543; this translates as MDLDEFPDYLAVKGIGSSGSVSQKAVRATVSPRFASISDFEEVIRFNVLAKLTIPLPYEGFETSQWKLPADIVLADPEFYRTSEIDMIIGAEYYLDLLQDGRFRLNEDGPTFQNTVFGWIVSGRISNSTLSAPATTTTLCSTSELQEQLTRFRELESCRLTSTYSVEESA
- the LOC134284544 gene encoding uncharacterized protein LOC134284544; its protein translation is WLKLVTIKPEDLRSLLKKEKRLLNSLELVESFVSDFDEERDRKEVEVRLQLLESVVNEFFDVRDKIEVLMDEVADDEVSDPEESEKARKARLESASKKRDEEGEAITSDVQNRFCKAKAALMERRPKKQIDRPGASGTAARSTLSRVKLPEIKLPTFGGKLRDWVSYRDAFRSLIHHNRELTDMDKFTYLRSSLTGEALQEVSTVELSAANYAVAWTALEERYHNEKLIVKAYLDAIFGIEPMRKESYEALSQLISDFEKNLQMLQKLGQDTNGWSTILVHMVCSKLDGVTLRFWESSHNSKNVPTYRNLMNFLKNHCAVLQSVGVSKPPSAEVKKPKVSVSHSSTCFGRCCFCSEAFHPAFMCKKFQKWKISERYDAVRKNGLCMNCLSSGHLARNCSKGSCRQCGRRHHTLLHAESNSVNPQSSVPQTTKRPPSEQPSQTQ